The region TGGTAAATGGGCTTGAGCTGGTATGGCGCATCTTCTGAGTACTCAAAGCAATTTCACAcctcatgtcacacctacacattcacacactgatggcagagactTCTATGTGTCGCTAAGTgtctatcagtattaactaatccaattcatacacatgcatacactgcAGACCAAGTTAGGTGTCTTGTGGCTGCAGGTGCTGgagattgaacccttgaccttccggttgagaggcgatgactctaccaaccgagccacagccgccccagatGGTTGGAAGATTTATTGAATCATATAACTGAACTTgcgagggattaataaagtatctatccatccatctatctgtgAAACAGCAGTGTACGTGTGGGATGTACTGTTTATCCTCCAACACGTCTGAAGCGGACACTTTTTCATCTTCTCTGCTCCTATGGACGCAACATAAGCCACGTGTTAATGAGAGCATCAGTTGACGTCCGCGATACGCTCACACCGTTGATTCCAGGCAGTTAATAGAATATTTCAACAGATTCGACTCAAGAGCATTTCCTTTTTGAAGTTTCTCATTGGTGGCTTCCTTTATTGTACACAGGATGTACCAACAAACTGATTAGTATCAGGAGCAGTGAAACTAAATCTGCCTGTTTCTCTTTTACTGCAGaattgttttctgtgctttacAATTGAGGATACAAAAACAGGAATACAAGAGGCAACagttaaatcaataaaacacgCGCCCAATGTGCATCAGAGACACCACATAGCAATCAAACCAAAAAACAATACACTGCACATACAACCAATGACACAAGGGATAAcatttacacagacacacacacgcacgtggtcgcacacacacatatttgtatGCTTCTGAGAATAGATAGGTTGTGTGAGGTTAGCTTTAAAACTAGAGACAGTGTAGTTGTGGTGGACCTCATGTCAGCAGGTAGTCTGTCCCAAAGAGAAGGACCATATTAACCAAAAGCCCCCTCTCCAGACTTTGATCTCCTTCTTAGTACAACTAACAGACCTGCACTTGATGACCCGAGGGCCCTAACGGGGTTTTTAAGTCTAACAACTTAAAAACCAAGTGATGGAGTGTAAAGGTGCTGTGGGGGAGTTTTCTCTTGTGTTCAGCCCCATTGTTTTCTATGAATAGAAATGGCAGACTACCATGCCTGTCGTCTGTCAGCGCTGGGTGTGATCTGACCGTCTGAAGCCTGGTGAGTCAGGTCCACATGGCAAGGCCACGAGGAAGTTTAACTGCTTCCTCTGCCTCACTGCCGGACTTGTTTTGAACAAAGGAGGGTAGTggtcaataaagaaaaaactgatTATGATTCTTTTAACAGATATCgcagaagttgttgttttatcttGATGACAACTGGAACGGAAGAGCACAAGTTTTGATATTTCTCTGTTTAATAGGGTACAACTTTTTTCTCATGAAAACAAGTGAATTCATTGAAAACACACCAATACATACTGTGGCATCAAAGTGCATGCACCCATATCAAGAGGTGTAACTGAGGTGAAAGATGTGCCCAAAAGAGCGGGAGTGATTCAAAGCTGTGAAAACCGCAGAGTATCTGAAGTTAGAGCTCAGCAGCAGCACCTGATTGAAAGTtcatgcagctgtttttttgcacagttcAACTTATGTAACAATtgaaatgaacagaaaacagtctctcaattattattttttttttgttgccttgttTGGTACTGACTGATTTAATCCATGTACTTTCATTTAGATAGTTTAATCgtattaaatataaatcatgtttATAATAAGAAAGATCAGTGGGCTTGAATCGCTTTGATTTCTTTAGGAGACAATGTAAAAACGGAGatagaattattttttaaagacgccgaaaaaaagttgttttttggggccatttttgcctttattggataggacagctgaagagagacaggaaatgttgggaggagagagtacgGGATGTAATGTAGCAAAGAGCCGAGgtaggattcaaacccacagttGCTGCGgcgaggaccatagcctctgcacatgggctGCGCGACacaaccactaggctattggCGATCTTGTGCAAAAGCAGACCTGGGTTCTAATTCATTTTttgtaaatcattaaaaaaaattgcttcAGGGAATAATTATATTATTACGAGTTATTTTCATTTAAGATGATTTTAGCTTTGTCGTTGTAGATAATCTTCTTTAATTTATGTCCTTGTAATATATCAAGGGTGAACCACATCTTGAATTTGAAAGGGTCTCTGATCTTTCCCTACAAAGCCAATGTGAGTTTCATCACTGTGCCTCTCCAACACCTTAAACCATAGTGaccgtgtgtttgtttgcaaagCCTTTTGACTCACTAACTAAATGCTTTTCATACCTGCAATGCTTTGAAGTAAAAGATAACTTTTTGTATCGGTCAAAAGCAACAATGTTTTTGTATCGAAATGCATCACAGGTGTGGTtcttcttttctgaaaagtcattttgagatcaaaaaacatcacacaaagAAGTGCTTCTGGGGGCAAAGGGGAACTTTcccaacacacatttacatagtCAACAAGGAAGTTGATCACAATCTGAACAGGGAGTGAAAAGAAAATTGTTGTGTGTAAttttatgcaaaaaaagaaaagagagaaaatgttacCAAAGCCATGTTTCATAAGAAATGGCCCCGAACGGTCTCGTGGGTGCAGCTGAAGCCACATCCTCCTTAAGAGTACTCACATGGCATATAATGTTGAGCCATGTGTATGAAACCTCAGTGTTCCTCTCCCAAAATATGACACAGATGGCTAAAACCCCCTCAGCTTTATTGATAGCATATAAAATATTACATGAACTGAAAGGTTTAGGAAAAGTCCGATAGGTGAagtgacacataaacacataggTAGAGAGAGGgaacgggagagagagagtgagagagcaacAACAGGATATTTTGTCACTATGGTTACCAGCAGCAGATACGGATCTTGATTTCTGTATGTCATGCTGTTCACAGTCAGGGCAGTGTGGTTGTGCTGTCAGGACTCAGCCCTCAACAGAGATCAACTTTGAAGCAGAAgtgtgatgtgttcaggatCAGGGTGAACTCTGTGAAGAGAAACATCTGCAATCTGCAAAGGtacgtttttcttttccttttttctttttttttattataaaaggtTGATACAGATAATTGTCTAAGGCAATGAACCAGTCTGTAGTTTAGTTTATGTGATGACTTTTTCTTAGTGAAAATATGTCTAATGTTGAGTCAGATATTTGCTACATGCAAATGTCTGCAACACAAGGGTCAACTTAAATTTCCAATTAACACTAAATGGaaatataattacatttttacagacaAAATCCTCCACATATCAAAATGAGTAAATATTAGTGTATGAAAAATATGTGGTTTATGAGGGAATTTTAGTgcaaaaaaacccaacacaTTTATATCAGTCATCACTCAAAGTTGGAAACTCTCACCACAGTTTAGTTGTTCTTGAATAAAAGATCATTGACATTAAATATAGATTTATAATTTATCAAATCTTTATGTAACCtcattttgataataaaaatttaagagaaaaaacatgtttccctaAATACTCCCGCCACATGTGTTCACGTGCCAGGAAGCAAGTTTCTCCGCTACAGTGTGCGCTGGAGGACATAGCTGCTAGGGTGGTGTCATTTTTGCTCCAACAATATAACTTTCCAACTGCCTGCCATTCTCAGGCAGAGTACCCCGGGGAGGCAGACTTCCTCATACAAACTCATCtctcaacacttttttttttctgtcttttttttttttttttgcaatgtgtAAATGTGAGAGTGCTGCAGCTGCATTCAGAATCACAGTTAAGCTGTGTTATTGTTCACAGACTTCCTTCGTGTCACATTTAGCAACAAAAACAGCGGCGGTATCCTGTGAGTCATAGACGTACAATAGTGTTTAAATAGGTTAATAGCTGTGGAAGATGGAACTGTGGTcagtttaaagcaacaaaaaaaaaattagttcAAAAGATAACCTCTGTGTACATTATGTcaaactaactaactaactttaaacaaacatttgaccTGTTATACATGCATCAAAGGGACACAGTTTCACAGCATATCAGTGTGTCTTGaactttattttcactttttgtcttaATGGGATACTTGATTGTGAAACCACTGGTTAGTGTGAAACCATTGCACAAACCAGGGTAGAGTTTGGCCCTTTGTTTGGCTTGAAAAGAACCACAAGATGGCACCATACACCACAAAAACTACTACAGCAGTATTACACAGGACAGGTGGCTTTTCATTACCACGATGTTGGTGGTTACTCATGGGAGATCAGCAGAGAGCTCACCAACTCTAAGCCCATTTCATTTTAGTAAGCTTGAGGTTCATTGTAGGCCAATTTATTGGATTCATTTTTAGCCTCTGATGTGTTCAGAGATATtgtaaatctgatttttttcatcatcttaTAATCTAGTTTAGAGCAATTCAAAGCAACTTGAAACATCCACTCAATGGAGTCATGACAAATACCATgacttttcttactttctttttaaaagaaacgtCTCATCTTATTTGTAAATCATGCATGTGATTTGTCTTGTGCCAGGGTTGTACTACCCCAATGAGTTTCAGTTCCACAAAGACagatcatatttttttcaaacgGACAAGTCTGATTTTGCATCCCCTTATGCACACATTTCCTGTATGATTTTTGTGAATCATTGAACAAAGAAGTTGTATTAACACATTTGATTTTCCTGTCTCACATTTTATAGGCTCAAAAATATATCATGATGGGTTTCCCCACTGTGACCACGGCTGCCAACCTCTCATCCTCCAACAACCTCTCCATCGAGACTTTCTGTGAAACCCTCTACGCCCACCGGGACTATGCCAGGGTCCTCATGCCTCTTTTCTATTCCCTGGTATTCATTGTCGGACTTCTTGGTAACTGCCTCGCCCTGCACGTCATCCGCCCCAATCTGAAGAAGATCAACTCCACCACCCTATACTCTCTCAACTTGGTCATCTCGGACATCCTCTTCACCTTGTCACTGCCTTTGAGGATTGCATACTACGCTCTGGGCTTCCACTGGCCTCTAGGCAAACCGCTGTGCAAGATCTCGGGCCTAGTCTTCTACATAAACACCTACGCTGGGGTCAATTTCATGACCTGTCTCAGCGTGGACCGCTTCATCGCTGTCGTCCTGCCTCTGCGCTACGCTCGATTCAGGAAGGTCAGTACTGTGCGATACATTTGTGTCGGTGTGTGGATGCTGGTGCTGGGGCAGACTCTTCCTCTTCTGAGCTGTCCAATGACCAACGTGGAACAAGGTGGCTTTATCACTTGTATGGAATACCCCAACTTTGAGAAGATGGACCACATCGCCCCTATACTCATTGGTGCCGTCTTCCTCGGTTACATCATCCCTTTGGTGACTATCCTTGTATGTTACTCTGTCTTGTGCTCCAAACTCCGCCACACGGCCAAGAAGAACCATCTCACGGACAAGTCCGGGCGGAGCCGCAAAGCCATCGGCGTGATCTGCTGCGTATCTCTGGTTTTTGTCATCTGCTACAGTCCCTATCACATCGACCTCCTGCAGTACATGATCCGCAAGTTGACATCCACGCCCGACTGCGCTGCCCTCACAGCCTTCCAGGTGTCGCTGCACATCACCGTGTGCCTGATGAACCTCAACGCCTGTTTGGATCCCTTTATCTACTTCTTTGCATGTAAAGGTTACAAGAGGAAACTTCTGAAGCTGCTGAAGCTTTCGGCCAGCATGTCCTTATCCAGCGCGGTGAGGACATCACCGGAAGGCTCGTCCAAGGAC is a window of Labrus mixtus chromosome 13, fLabMix1.1, whole genome shotgun sequence DNA encoding:
- the gpr183a gene encoding G-protein coupled receptor 183-A — translated: MMGFPTVTTAANLSSSNNLSIETFCETLYAHRDYARVLMPLFYSLVFIVGLLGNCLALHVIRPNLKKINSTTLYSLNLVISDILFTLSLPLRIAYYALGFHWPLGKPLCKISGLVFYINTYAGVNFMTCLSVDRFIAVVLPLRYARFRKVSTVRYICVGVWMLVLGQTLPLLSCPMTNVEQGGFITCMEYPNFEKMDHIAPILIGAVFLGYIIPLVTILVCYSVLCSKLRHTAKKNHLTDKSGRSRKAIGVICCVSLVFVICYSPYHIDLLQYMIRKLTSTPDCAALTAFQVSLHITVCLMNLNACLDPFIYFFACKGYKRKLLKLLKLSASMSLSSAVRTSPEGSSKDFIDGNKIQLTSSTVGTTERIVDRRSRLMSESVKRT